The following DNA comes from Fusarium fujikuroi IMI 58289 draft genome, chromosome FFUJ_chr03.
GACGGACAGATCCGAAGTAGGAAGGGAATGTGACTTTGAAGGATCCAAGTTTGAATGCAAAAGATCGACATCCGTATCCATTTTCCCATTGTTGCTTTCCTTACCCATATCCAGGGCCTGAGCGAGTGAAGGCCCGCTGGATGAGTAAGTCATTGGATTGGATATGGATGCGTCGCGGCCGCGGGCGTGGCCCGTTGAGAACGTGGCGATGAACCTGAAGTGAGTAAGTACACTACAGTACTTGCAATCCAGGTGACGAGAGGTGCCAATGCCAACTTTCGCTTCGTTCTAGTTTTAGTGGATGTGGCCCTGTAGTGCTGCGTAAAGGTGGCCCGACGTTGTAGCCCAGCCTAGCCAACTAACGCACCAACCGGTTTCAGAGGCGGATACCTAAAATAACAACACGACTTTGACTTAAGTGGCTCCTTGAGCTGAAGGGGGACAAGGTCAGACGGATTTGACCCCAATGCGGAACACGATGTGGTGATCGTATTCGCTAGTGCGTGCTTCGAGAAAGAAGTGTTTctgcctttttctttctttgcaTAAGTGTTATTAGTTTCCCAAGAGAGTGTGGTTTTCTTGTGTCGGTTCTGGAATCAAACAGAGTGCAAATCGTATCAGCTCCCTTCAACAAAGCACTCGACTCGAAGAGTAATGGCAACAGCTCCAACAATGACGCGCAAGCACTAATCAACACACACGAACAGGCAAAGAATTGGACTGATGTGGGTATGATGTCGTGAAGGGACAAAGGACGGGTCCAAGCTGAATCTAGGAGATATTTTCGCCCCTATGCAATCCTGCTCCGTCGCTGTTCGATCCTTTGACTCCTTGATTTGAGGCTTCTTTCCAGGTCGATACGACACACAAAGTCGATATACGGCAACAAATAAATGAACGATGCCTTGGTCGTGATCCTTCCGGCGACGTTGATCTGATGGATATAATCCCGAAAGGTAACGAGCGGTAGGGCTATCGTGATTGGTGATATTGTATTGCGAGGTGAGTTTTGGCTCTGATGATATGGGCTTGCTTTGTTCCAGTTTTTTTCTTGTTTGCGTGGGTAGGTATGCACAAGCGACAATGATCCTCCCGATTTCTTAGTTGTTGGTTATCCCTCCTTTTCAATCTCAATTTCCAATTACTATTATCGACAATTGTATGGCGACAAGCATAAACTCGAGCGCTAGTTGAGGAGTCGTCGTCAACGTCGTAATTTTTGGTCGTCCAGATTCGTCTCAGAAGGGATGGTACAAAAAGAGCGATATCGTTCAGgaaaaaagaacaaagagagTGACTGGTGAAGACAACAGAGCAAAAAAATGAGAGTATTACGGTCGGTGACAAAGGGTAGCAAGAGCAAAGAGAGAAGCCCAAGTAGAgcaaaaagagagagacaagaaacaagagagaCAAAGtcaaaacaagacaagacaagacacgaCGGGAGGCGCCTATACTAAAATTGATGCGGGACAAGGAAACAGGAACAGGCCGAGAACACAAGTCAAACACGACCTTTCCTCAGGGTACTCATGGTGACCTTCTGAGAGCGTTCCTCCAGGTCGTGCGTGTGTGTGGTGCATGGATCCACGGGGGTCCCTACTGTAGTAGGTAGTCTGTGGTACTGGTACCTGGAGctattcctcttcttctctcagtCTTTCCCGTTTCCCTCTCTGTTCCTTACGGATTGCGTGCCTCTCCCCTGTCAATATTCGGTGATCATGCCTAGGTTAAACTGGACGATGCGCGGTTATGAATGAGCTAACGGTCATGGACAAGAGGCCCGAGATGGAGATAATCTCGCTTCAAAGACACCGGCCAATCAACGTTGAGCAGCCGTACGACATAACGGCATGGGTGGGATCAGTAGGGTCATCACTTTATTAGCCAATGCCCACGGAATACGACAAGAAACATGATTCGGAGGTATTTAGAGCCGCAGGGGGCATACCACAGTTTAGTCGTGCTCTGGTTGGTGTAATCCAGAATTGGTGgtcaaccaacaacatctcACGGATGGACTGTCTAGACTGTTCAACTACAGCGGTCACGTTGCACAGAACTTGAACCACGGTACAGCATAACGTTTGGCCAGATCTGATATATGCACTCGTCAAAGACACGCTCAACACCAGGTAACCCCTAAGAGGAAGCAAAGCAATCAGCTAACAAGAAACATCCAGCCCACAGGAGCCACAACTGCACTTAGAAACCAGGGTCTGATGTGCACAGTATGTAAGTACATGTGTACTGGAACCCAGACCCCCAGGGAACAAGAAAAAGCCAAAGATTTCCCCTGAGGGATAAAAATAACTGGTCTAAAGGCTTTCTAAGTCTAGACTAAGTTTACCTAAAtctacctaaatatttttattatttaggatAGAAGTCCTACCAGGAAGTCTTCTTGCCTCTTGCCAAAATCTAAgcttctattctttttacttttgTGAGTACGAACTCGAGGGAACCGATGAGTCGCtgaaaataatattttaacaaaaacaacaacgACCCCCTTTAACCCGTAGAAACAGGAGTCGTTCAACGGCATCTCATTCAACAGTCAAGCCCACTGGGAGGCATGACTGAATCCATGTTCCCGGCTTAATAGTTTTAcgtatgtactccgtactatACTAAGGTATGCATTGTCTTAAGCTACCTATTCTCTAGATGTTGCTAGGACCAAAGTGGTGGGTTATGGTAGGAGAAAACGGTGGCCCAGCATGGGTGGGTGTGGCCCGGGCCCCGAAGTATGGTTCTCGTTCAAACAACGGAAGAAGCAACGCAATCGGGGAAATTAGACCGGGGTCGCTGAGCACGCATGTGCCACGGCAGACCTGACGAATCGGGGCTAACAGCTGAGATTCGATTCAAAGCTTGGCATTTGTTGATGGACTGTCATGGCCTCATAGCCCGATGGATTTTGGAGGtcaaccatcatcatcaacacatgCCAGTAAGATAACTTGGAATTTGTATCCGTAGGAGACTACCTAATTTGGGTGATGATCAATATTATTCCGAGCTGTAAGTTAATCAACCAATCTGATGTAAAGCATAGAAAAGATCGACATCCAGCCACTTTCGGGCCCTAGGCATGGGAAAATGTAGTTAGTTATTATTCTCGATGATGTATTTAAGACTCAGTAAGTTCTGCATTTTTTACCCGTTTTCCTCCCAGCATTTTCCCTCCCtcattcttgttcttttttggTGTAATCAGTACAAACACTTCTGTCCCCAGTGACATTCAAATTCCTGAGACCTAAGAATATTCCAAAAATACCCTTCCACCACGTAAACCAAAGGCCTGGCCCGTATAGGTATGGGTCCCTGGTCCGTGATGACCTGAGCCTAGGCCCGCCTGCAACAGTGGGTCTGTTGTTCTTTGATCATGCCTGTCTCGGGGAGGTAAAAAAACCGTCCTACATACTCCGTAGTAAATGataaaaaagacttaggcaactttctataagcttaggataagtttaggataccctTTGTTAAGTTTATTCTAACACCTTATTAAAACTTAACTTGCTCCTTGAGGCCCATCTTACTGTCGTTAGTTGCCATCTGTAGTATGATCAATAATCCTCAAGTTaggagaaataaaaataataataaactacCTACTTAGGCTGCTTTGGATTTGATTTTGGAAGCTTTTGCTCGATTAACTATGCTTAGCTTCCTGAAagtccttgatcttgttctggCTCCTCCCCCAATGCTTGGTGTATCGCTTTATACCACTCGCACATATGGATATCTGTGTTATCCCGATCTTACTCGCAGCATGTATTCAACCCTCGGTCACTTAAATATTCCCTTTTCCATGTCTTGAATTGTCCTCTTGGTCATGTCATCCTGCACCCACCCCATAATTCGGttgccaacatcaccaacaagcttCTCGTAATGTTGCCCCGCGAAGAAAAGACCACAGTGTGCACCGACTTCGTCAACATCTGCCATGTAGATGTCGACCCAGGTTGGATCATCTATCCTGCCACCCTTGGTAGGCAGATTGCAGAATTTTCGGAGTTTCCGAGGTTTTGGTGACTTAAGGCCACGAGCCTTCGTGATGGCTTCGGCTTCGGCTTCAAGTTCGTATTGGGTTTCAAGATTATTGTTTCGCTGGGTATCTTCATGTTCTTGCACCTTCTGAGCCTCGTTTTCGAGCTCAGAAGCTTCCTTGATAAGGCGTTGCTCTTCCTTTTGCGattccttctctttcctcTGCGAATCCTTGAGAGCTTCCTTTTCCCGTCGGGCAGCTTCTTTCAGGGCCTTTTCAGCCACTTTTTGTGAACGCTTCTGGCGCTTTTCGATGAGTTTCTCACGCTCTCGTACTCCCTTAGCATGGTCTTTCAGGGCATTCTCGTGAGCACGTCTTATGCGCTTAGCCTCACGTTCAACTTGCTTGCGCTCATCTTTTTCCATGTACAAACTGGGATCGGGTATATCCGGGGTTGTTGGGGGATCAGGGAGAGGAGGCAgatctgcctcttcttttcctggTAACAAATTGTTCGTTATCTCGGAGTCAGTAGGCGCTTCGTCCTGGAAGCTAAGAGCAGCAGTTTCGGGCAGAGAATGAGCAGGAGATTCCTCGTCAATCGGCGTGGGATCAATGCTCTGCATGGACAACCGGTTAACATCAGAAGCTAAAGCTTCGTAATCGTCGACTTGATTGTCTTTTATTGCGGTGTCAGATGCCCGAGCTTTTACATATGAATCTAGTATAGTTTGGTGATCTCTAGAATTCCCGAGGGTATCACGATGCTCCAGGGTGATGGTAGGCAAAGGACTCTCCTGACGGGTATGCGGTTGGATCTGTTCGTCGGCATTTGTCTTGTTTGGTAGAAAGTCCAACTCCACGCAAGACGAAGATGCTGAACTGTTCGATTGAGCATATCTCGTTTCGGGGTGAGTTGTGTTGGCTGTACTAAGCTCGGGGCTAATAACATCGGGGCTTGCTTTAGGTGATTTTGGGCGTCCTGTGCACAGGGTGTAGTAGTTGACGAAGCGAACTCTTGTCAAAGGTCTACCAGAGCCCTGATTCACCTCTCCGGGTTGAAGATCATCAATATCTTCCAGGGCACGTATCTTGCGATAACGGGACTCAAGTCCTGTCGGGTCAGCAAGGCAGCTGCCAAACTCAAGGTATGAGAATATGTGTTTGGCGGCAGCCTGTATCAACCCCTCGGAGCGATACTTGTTGGCGAAGTGAAGCATACGTTGTACAAAAGGGCGTTCTTGTAAGCCCGAGTCGTTGAAGAAAGGTTGGTTGAAATAGGGCTGATTAGCGAAGGGATCGGATTGTTGTTGAGACGAAGATGCAATTGACGGAAGACTTGTGGATGATGCAGGATCAGTGCTTTGAGAGTTGGTGAGGTATAGTGAGGAGACACTGGGGTCACCAGGGATTGACGCCTCAGGGCTTGTGGGAGTTGTGCTACTGGTGCCTCTCTGGTTGCTATCTTGTGGTGTAGCTGCGGGTTTGAATAAGCTAGTTATACCAGACACAACGATACCAGGATGAAGGCCAATGAATGGACAATCCAGAGATACATGTCCTATAATTCGGTGCTTGAAAGGGTATAAACCATAGGGACTTGGGTTGGGCTGCGTTGAGTTTAGCAATATCCATGTGTACAACGAATTAAGTTGACGTACCATAAGCACAACGTCGGCAGCCAGGATACCTCCCATCGAATGCCCAACAAGAACTACATCAGTGTTTGGGGACTCGTGGGGACGAAGCCACTCGCTGAAGTTATCTCGTGCAACGCCTACTGATCGATAAGTCTTATACCGCGGGTAAATCTTAGAGTGAATGACATGAGACTCGGCGAGGAGGTTGGCCAGAAGAGCATGAACATGGGCAGGAAAGGATTGAAAAGACTGGTCGTTTCCTAAGAAACCATGGATATAGATGATCAGAAGTTTGCGACGACCTCGGTAATCAGCAGGATTTGTGGCCTGGCTATCTCGAGAAGTGTCGGGTAGGAGAGACTGCGTGGACGAAGATCGTGGATCTGGGCCAAGCCATGGTCCAGGAGAAAGAGGATGCATGTATGGTCCAGGAGTTGATGTCGACGAAGACCCAGCAGAAAGTGGTGTCTGGTAAACcgctgaagttgaggagtTGACTGGCTTTCGGGGAGGTATTGGAGGCCTTTCTGAGTAGGCtggcggcggtggtggtgagggGTCCATGATATCTATCAAATTGATGAGAGATGTCGTGGAGCGAATGATAGAGTAGATGGCAGGAGTTTGAATAAGCCTCTGACCGGTTCACTCGTTTGATTATTCAGTGGCTTATCTGCTGAACTTGGCAACATTGGTGAGTCAGTGTTGTTATATAGTGAAAAGACGTTACGTTGAATTCAGATAGTTAGTGAGTGATGAGTGTGGGGTGTCAGTCGTTGGGCCTTGAAGAGGCTGTGCCTCATGTACAACGAATTGGATTAGATTTGCCTCAGGTTGTGACTGGGCCTTCCAAACGCGGGATCCTGAAACATAGAACGATGTCGACGGTGCCAAGATCAGCAGCGATGCACCAACTTTCAAGTAGTTACTGTAATTGCAGCCCATTCCCGTCCAGTCTGGTTGCTGTATTTAGGTGGTTTCTGGTTCTGATCTGCAGGTGGCATGCTTTACCAAAAACGCTCAAGGTCGCAAAACAAAAATGTGGGGGGGGTCCAGGAACACAGATCATAGGTACACCAGTGCCTTTTCCTGCATAATGAAAGTGAGGACTAATCACAGTCCACAGACAGTCCTTGATGCAGATATCTGCATTAAAGTTTGGAGGGTCTTGGAGACGAGTTGCATATATCGGTCTTAGACTCCTagtattttatctcttttctaACGTTAGTATCCTTATCTTTGAAAATCACACTACGAAGTATCGTTCTCATCATCTGGGCGCCATCCGTCTCATGCCTTATCCTGTGAGTTGTGGGGAAGCCAACAAACAGCAAAGCGACCGATCTGCTTGAATTTCTGATTCCTTCGTCCTCGTACGTCCAATCAATAGATCCCAATGGACGAGGGCGGTCAGAATGGTGTTTTGTATGACATGCAGGACAGGCATAACTTTGCAGTGTTGCCTAAGAGACAACATCTGGCACAATAGCAATATTAATAGACGAGAACCCTCATCCAAAGAGgatgctaaaataaacttagtaaagggtcccctaagcttaggctaagttacctaagtcttttcatcatccagGGTAAATctcctaagttttcttgccccttgggtaggtaggtagttagcTTAAGCTTACTGGTTGTCCTGTGCCTCGTTCTCTCGTAATAGACTTTCCAGATATTAATCGTTATATTCTACACTATGGTATTCCGTATACATATGAGATGGTATCTAAATAAGACATCCGACGAACACCGTACCAACCGTTTGGCCATCCATGCAATACTCATCCATCTGTTGTACACTTCCGGATCTATCCAGACACTCATTACATATATGGTTATATATACGTATCATCCTTTATGGCCGAATAGGAAACCCACACGATGATACATAGACATTAAGCCTACCATGACAATGGGACTTATAACATACAGGTTCATGCATACATGAAGACGATTATCAATAGATATCGAGCTCCCTCAACTGCACGTCTAGCCTCCTCTCGTTGTTCATCGCCCCCTTAACAACAGCTGTATCCTCGTCTACACCAAGCAACccaccagcaccaagctcaagtacACCAAGACGAACCAGAACGTCCTCAGCGTTCCAGTTGCGCCGGCCACAAATAAGAACGCTGGCAGAATCGTAGGACTCGTCGACCTTCCAATCGCGGCCGGAAATGAAAGCGCCAATAAGCTCATGCTCGCCTGGCGGGAGTTCGGAAGGGGACTCGGGGGACGATTGCGCTGCAAGGAGGAATAAAGCTGCGATGGGAGAATGAAAAGCGTCGAGGAGGTCGGGCGACGTAAGTGTGATTGCTGCTGCGCTTGAGGACATAGAAGCGGAGGATGTAGCAGAAGAAGGCACTGTGAGACGGATTTCGAAGCAATACGTAGTGAGGCGGAGAAAGGTAATAGGTGTTGAGCGAGCGGCAATTTCATTCCCATCTGTTTCCCAGCAGAGAATCTTATCATCCTTGAAGCCGATAGAGATGGTCATATTGGGAACTGCCGAAACGTTGTCGACAACAGGAGCTTCCTCACCAACTTGGTAAAAGCTCAGATTTGGCCCATGTCCAGTATACTCAGGGCGGAGCTTCCAACCAAGCCAACTCCATGAAGGGAATGGGCCCTGAAGCTGCAAAGGGTGTGTCGATAGATCGGTATTGCCTGGGGGGTCGTACAGCCAGCCGAGACCGACAGCTAGTCGATCAGTTCGTGTGGGACTATGCATGTTTTTGAAGTCCTTTTCATGGAAGAGGGGGAGCCCAAGAACGGTTTCCAGAGCATTGTCCATCTGGGCATACTTGTCCAATATACCTCTGAAAGCGTCCAGACGGTCTTCTGGGAATGAGAATTCACGACTGACGTAGCCACTGACGATGTTCCTGAAATCGCCTGTACAGCCACCAGCACCGTTATCGGGGAATACGCGACCGAGGTTGAGGGCAGGTTTTGTCTGCAAAGGGAAAGAGATGGATTCGTGACAGTGGAAGGTTTGGCACTGAAAGTAGATTTGCGATGGAGTAAAGACCAGACGACGACGTGACAGAAGCCCTTCCTGATATGTCCAGCCACGGGATGCCCACTTAGAGTTGGCCACTTCAACATCAGGTCTCGTCAGTGATGTGGTGAAACAGCCAGCCTCGGTCTGCAGTGATAGCTGCTCTTCACGCACCATACTGATGCCGGGAATGCCGTCTTGCACGCCTTGGCCAGCTGCGACAATGATGGTTAATGCAGAGCGAGCATAAATGTCTCCCATTTTTTCCAATTGTCGTCGGCGCTCGTGCGCGTTATATTGAGGAAAGCAAAAACGGTCAACCCAGAGATATCGGAAACCAAGAGACTTGGTTACAGCTATGGCATCGGTAAGCAGCGGAGGTAGCACCTCAGGCAAGCCATTATGATCCCATTCCTCGTCGGTCGGACTGCCTCGCACATAGCTCAGTGTGACATACTCGAGTGCCTCCACGTTGAGGTCGTCCACAAACACCACCTGGTTGTCCTGACAGtcgacaagcttgagacCTCGGATCGGTGGCCCAGATGCAGCGCATTTCGTATGAGAATGGTTGGACCGGCAAAAATCCATCCAGGTCCGAGGCAACGCAACGTCAAGCTTGGGCGGTATCACACGGCCCCTAATCACAGGTGTAGCCTCGCTGTACCCAGCCATATCGTCCTCCCCATCCACAATGCGCACGATATAACCCCACGGCAGCACCTTGCTCTTTGTGGTGACCTCAAATATAACCGCGCCTCCAAGTTCATGTTTCTCTCCGACTCCGAGGCGCTCAAATGCCTGGCGAATGCGCAGATAGGGCGTAAACTTGCGTGTTATGTCCGGCTCGGCGCCTACCAAGGCTTGAAAGAAAATGCAATATGGGCAAGCTGATAGCTCAGCGAGGGTGTGAGCCAGGGGGATCCAAGGCCGCGGCTGTCCTGGGCGCCAATTGAGCAGTGATGGAAAATCGATTGTCGCGCAAATGGCACAGGGCTGGTTCTCTTCATCGGCTATAAGTCTACTAAGGCCATTTCTTGCAGGTTTTCTATGCTCTGGCGCTGCGCCGCGGCGACGTCGTGATGTAAGTTGGTGAACGTCGGGGGAGCTCTCTCGTGTAGAAGCGGAATCTTCGGTCTGGTGGTGTCCATTGGCGCTCTCTGGGCGACCGCGCCCAAGTCGTGTAAAGGCAAAGAGCCTcgatatcttcttcatcccaaCACGAGCAGCTGTATTTTGACCCCCGGAGGGTTTGGCTGCCGCCGCGCCATTCTGGCTCATTGGGCTATCCGATCGTTTGCGAGCTTCCTCTGCGTGGGTTGACGCGACAGCGATGGTGGTTTACGACATGCGAAGGGGCAGTGATGGCAATGATAGTCGTAAAATAAATATACGGAATTTCAGCGAGCGTTTGGTGGTTTAGCTTAGTAGTTGGTTTGATTTCGGTACTTTAGTGCAATGCACACGCGGGGCTAAAAGTGACGGCGTCGCCGAAAGGGGTCGAGCAGCGGGGGCTTAAGAAAGGAGAGGGTAGGAAAATGGCTGCCCATTAGGTATATCAATCTTGCTTCCCCTTTTTTTCAGCTCCAACTCATGTTAGTCGAATCGATTGTCAAACGGAAGTCATTTGGGGGGACTGAGGGCGCTGTGGTTGTAGTAGAACAGAGAAACGAGAAGGGCTAAAGTATGGAATAGGCATTTCCCCTAATGGGGAGGATGTGGTATGTTTTTGCTTGCTAAGGCCGAAGGCCCCGACGTAGGAGTAATCAAGAAACTAGCcaactaaaataataaataaggaCCGTAGTTAGGTTAGTactttgttgatgataaaAGTTTACTAGTAACTGGATTCTTCCACATTCAATGTGTGGAGTTGCCTATACAGGGTCAAGTTTCTGTCATTACTTCATATTAGTATCACATCGCCGAATGCTATATGCTCCCATTGTTTCTTCCAAGCATAAACTTCAGTTTGAGGAAGCTCTTCTTAGCTTGTCAATCATAACCCAAAAGCGGATGCAAGCTTGCAATGCCGACATAGCGTACATCTAGGGCTTGGGGTATCAGGAAACATAATAGCAGATCACCTTTCTAGAGacaagttttttttttttttttgcgACAGTGGCCGCGTTGTTGATCTTTGGTAAACCTTCCTTTGCAACCCATTGGATACGGCATGTTTTATCTATCATCTTAGTTGGTTGGAGGAGCACCTTGGCTTCGCTAGGCTTGGTTCAGCAAGAGCAAAGCTTGAATGGACCCTTGGAATTAGTTACGGCTGAAGCCCATTTAAGCTACTAAGGTAGTAGCTAagcctcagggagcaagaaagcttgAGACTTGAGAAGATAATGCTGAAATAAACTTGATAAAAAGcctcctaagcttaggatagaggccctaagttttcttgcttcccatAGCCAAGTCTAGGCTCTGGTGAAAGATGGGTCCATTGATCACGCC
Coding sequences within:
- a CDS encoding related to tol protein, which codes for MSQNGAAAAKPSGGQNTAARVGMKKISRLFAFTRLGRGRPESANGHHQTEDSASTRESSPDVHQLTSRRRRGAAPEHRKPARNGLSRLIADEENQPCAICATIDFPSLLNWRPGQPRPWIPLAHTLAELSACPYCIFFQALVGAEPDITRKFTPYLRIRQAFERLGVGEKHELGGAVIFEVTTKSKVLPWGYIVRIVDGEDDMAGYSEATPVIRGRVIPPKLDVALPRTWMDFCRSNHSHTKCAASGPPIRGLKLVDCQDNQVVFVDDLNVEALEYVTLSYVRGSPTDEEWDHNGLPEVLPPLLTDAIAVTKSLGFRYLWVDRFCFPQYNAHERRRQLEKMGDIYARSALTIIVAAGQGVQDGIPGISMVREEQLSLQTEAGCFTTSLTRPDVEVANSKWASRGWTYQEGLLSRRRLVFTPSQIYFQCQTFHCHESISFPLQTKPALNLGRVFPDNGAGGCTGDFRNIVSGYVSREFSFPEDRLDAFRGILDKYAQMDNALETVLGLPLFHEKDFKNMHSPTRTDRLAVGLGWLYDPPGNTDLSTHPLQLQGPFPSWSWLGWKLRPEYTGHGPNLSFYQVGEEAPVVDNVSAVPNMTISIGFKDDKILCWETDGNEIAARSTPITFLRLTTYCFEIRLTVPSSATSSASMSSSAAAITLTSPDLLDAFHSPIAALFLLAAQSSPESPSELPPGEHELIGAFISGRDWKVDESYDSASVLICGRRNWNAEDVLVRLGVLELGAGGLLGVDEDTAVVKGAMNNERRLDVQLRELDIY